The following coding sequences are from one Reyranella humidisoli window:
- a CDS encoding HlyD family type I secretion periplasmic adaptor subunit gives MKPTVSIPSLTRRPLVIGMAACFILVFGVGGWAATTQLSGAVIAPGKLVVDTNVKKIQHPTGGVVGELLVKEGDRVKQGDVVVRLDGTQAKANLGIVTKALEEMAARQARFEAERDNDNSVDFPPELTSRAKDPEVARLMSGEQKLFEMRRTARNGQKAQLREQIQQLNLQIEGIQAQEAAKGKELKLLAQELEGVRTLWKQNLVPISRVTQLERDSARMEGERSALIASLAQNRGRIAELELKIHQIDQDLSTEVGKELAEIRAKKSEMTERRISADDQLKRIDLVAPQNGRVFQRNVHTVGGVVQAGEPLMLIVPDSDSLIVDAKVPPQDIDQVHIGQHAVLRFAAFNQRTTPEVDGEVIHIGADVTQEDKATEPYYSVRIRVAESGMASLQGLQLLAGMPVEAFIQTTPRTVASFLVKPLTDQLARAFRGR, from the coding sequence ATGAAGCCCACCGTTTCCATCCCATCGCTGACGCGCCGCCCTCTCGTGATCGGCATGGCCGCCTGTTTCATCCTCGTCTTCGGGGTTGGAGGGTGGGCCGCCACGACACAACTTTCCGGCGCGGTGATCGCGCCCGGCAAGCTCGTCGTCGACACCAATGTGAAGAAGATCCAGCACCCGACCGGCGGCGTCGTCGGCGAGCTCCTCGTCAAGGAAGGCGACCGGGTGAAGCAGGGCGACGTGGTCGTCCGGCTCGACGGCACCCAGGCCAAGGCCAATCTCGGCATCGTCACCAAGGCGCTCGAGGAGATGGCGGCCCGCCAGGCGCGCTTCGAGGCGGAGCGCGACAACGACAATTCGGTCGACTTTCCGCCCGAGCTGACTTCACGCGCGAAAGATCCCGAAGTCGCGCGCCTGATGAGCGGCGAGCAGAAACTGTTCGAGATGCGCCGCACCGCACGCAACGGCCAGAAAGCCCAGCTGCGCGAGCAGATCCAGCAGCTCAACCTGCAGATCGAAGGCATTCAGGCGCAGGAAGCCGCCAAGGGCAAGGAACTGAAGCTGCTCGCGCAGGAACTGGAGGGTGTCCGCACGCTCTGGAAGCAGAACCTCGTGCCGATCAGCCGCGTCACGCAGCTGGAGCGCGACTCGGCCCGGATGGAAGGCGAGCGGTCGGCGCTCATCGCCTCGCTGGCGCAGAATCGCGGCCGCATCGCCGAGCTGGAACTGAAGATCCACCAGATCGACCAGGATCTCAGCACCGAGGTCGGCAAGGAATTGGCCGAGATCCGGGCCAAGAAGTCCGAGATGACCGAGCGCCGGATATCGGCCGACGATCAGCTCAAGCGCATCGATCTCGTGGCGCCGCAGAACGGCAGGGTGTTCCAGCGCAACGTCCACACGGTCGGCGGCGTCGTCCAGGCCGGCGAACCGCTCATGCTGATCGTGCCCGATTCCGATTCGCTGATCGTCGATGCCAAGGTGCCCCCGCAGGACATCGACCAGGTTCACATCGGCCAGCATGCAGTCCTGCGCTTCGCGGCCTTCAACCAGCGCACGACACCGGAAGTCGACGGCGAGGTCATCCATATCGGTGCCGACGTCACGCAGGAGGACAAGGCGACCGAGCCTTACTACTCGGTGCGCATCCGCGTCGCCGAAAGCGGGATGGCCAGCCTGCAGGGCCTGCAGCTTCTGGCCGGCATGCCGGTCGAAGCCTTCATCCAGACCACGCCGCGCACCGTGGCCTCGTTCCTGGTGAAGCCGCTCACCGACCAGCTCGCGCGAGCGTTCCGCGGGCGTTGA
- a CDS encoding GMC family oxidoreductase, translated as MEYDFIVVGAGSAGAVVANRLSADPKNKVLLLEAGPADHPWTRIPVGYSRLITNPGVNWLYSSEPEASTNGRRIPVPRGKLLGGSSAINGLAFVRGQAQDFDTWAQMGNQGWAYEDVLPFFKRMESYEEGDERFRGRGGPLRVTNPQPLNPLYATVIEAAGEVGIAHNPDYNGAKQDGIAMSQATIASGWRMSTARCYLDPARKRPNLHIVTGALASSLLLDGKRCTGVRYRIGEASHEARAAREVVVSGGSINSPQLLELSGIGQPDRLRSLGLEVRHALPGVGENLRDHYAPRTRWTVGRKGVTFNDRGRGLGLVNQALRWAFRQDSLLSMVGAPLRAFVRSREGLAAPDLLLGWVPMFTEAGPRGPRIARQSGVSCYAHPMRPESKGHIHIVSADARQAPEIRFNFLSAPVDGELTVRAVRIARAIMTAPAMAPLQVTEIAPGPGGNSDDEILDWVRKAAETTYHPVGTCKMGSDAMAVVDARLRVHGIQGLRVADASIMPTLTSGNTNAPSIMIGEKAADMILRDAM; from the coding sequence ATGGAATACGACTTCATCGTGGTCGGCGCCGGTTCGGCGGGCGCCGTCGTTGCCAACCGGCTGTCGGCCGATCCGAAGAACAAGGTGCTGCTGCTGGAGGCCGGCCCCGCCGACCATCCGTGGACCCGCATCCCGGTCGGCTACTCCCGGCTGATCACCAATCCGGGCGTCAACTGGCTCTACAGTTCCGAGCCCGAGGCCAGCACCAATGGCCGCCGCATCCCGGTGCCGCGCGGCAAGCTGCTGGGCGGCTCCAGCGCCATCAACGGGCTGGCCTTCGTGCGAGGCCAGGCGCAGGACTTCGACACCTGGGCGCAGATGGGCAACCAGGGCTGGGCCTACGAGGACGTGCTCCCCTTCTTCAAGCGCATGGAAAGCTACGAGGAAGGCGACGAGCGCTTTCGCGGACGGGGCGGGCCGCTGCGTGTCACCAATCCCCAGCCGCTCAATCCACTTTACGCCACGGTGATCGAGGCGGCCGGCGAAGTCGGCATCGCCCACAACCCCGACTACAACGGCGCGAAGCAGGACGGCATCGCCATGAGCCAGGCGACCATCGCCTCGGGTTGGCGCATGAGCACCGCGCGCTGCTACCTCGATCCCGCCCGCAAGCGTCCCAATCTCCACATCGTGACCGGGGCGCTCGCCTCGTCTCTGCTGCTCGACGGCAAGCGCTGCACCGGTGTCCGATACCGGATCGGCGAGGCCTCGCACGAGGCCCGCGCGGCCCGCGAGGTCGTCGTGAGCGGCGGGTCGATCAACTCGCCGCAGCTCCTCGAACTGTCGGGCATCGGCCAGCCGGACCGGCTGCGCAGCCTCGGCCTCGAGGTCCGCCATGCCCTGCCGGGCGTCGGCGAGAACCTGCGCGACCACTATGCGCCGCGCACCCGGTGGACCGTCGGCAGGAAGGGCGTGACCTTCAACGATCGCGGCCGTGGCCTCGGCCTCGTGAACCAGGCGCTGCGCTGGGCGTTCAGACAGGACAGTCTTCTCTCGATGGTCGGCGCGCCGCTGCGTGCCTTCGTGCGCTCGCGCGAAGGGCTCGCCGCGCCCGACCTGCTGCTGGGCTGGGTGCCGATGTTCACCGAAGCGGGCCCGCGCGGGCCGCGGATCGCGCGCCAGTCGGGCGTCTCCTGCTACGCCCATCCGATGCGACCCGAGAGCAAGGGCCACATCCACATCGTTTCCGCCGACGCGCGCCAGGCGCCGGAGATCCGCTTCAACTTCCTGTCGGCGCCGGTCGACGGCGAACTGACCGTGCGCGCCGTGCGCATCGCCCGCGCCATCATGACCGCGCCGGCGATGGCGCCGCTGCAGGTGACGGAGATCGCGCCCGGCCCCGGGGGCAACAGCGACGACGAGATTCTCGACTGGGTGCGCAAGGCCGCCGAGACGACCTATCACCCCGTCGGCACCTGCAAGATGGGCTCGGATGCGATGGCCGTCGTCGATGCGCGGCTGCGCGTCCACGGCATCCAGGGCCTGCGCGTCGCCGACGCCTCGATCATGCCGACGCTGACCTCCGGCAACACCAACGCGCCGTCGATCATGATCGGCGAGAAGGCGGCCGACATGATTTTGCGGGACGCGATGTAG
- a CDS encoding glycoside hydrolase family 25 protein produces MISRRSMLAGLALPALAGCGGPTPTASSSSATGQTRPGLDAVIDISHNVKVTSFAAVRRSNILAVIHKVTEGGDWFDPSYASRRRQAEAAGLLWGGYHFGTRQYSGERQAEAFLSACQPGPQTVMALDLEPNDANPRNTMRLDQAEAFVRTVQKATGRLPMLYAHPAWANGEVYGRKRLRLDAAVVPGSLLSRCDLWLADYREEPRLPNAWSKWTIWQYVADETVQNFAYGSEPRHVEGVGHCDRNMYNGDAASLNRWWKNGGR; encoded by the coding sequence ATGATCTCACGCAGAAGCATGCTGGCGGGCCTTGCCCTGCCGGCGCTGGCCGGTTGCGGTGGCCCGACCCCGACCGCCTCGTCTTCCTCGGCGACGGGCCAGACGCGGCCCGGCCTCGATGCCGTCATCGACATCAGCCACAACGTGAAGGTCACCAGCTTCGCCGCGGTCCGTCGCAGCAACATCCTCGCCGTCATTCACAAGGTGACCGAGGGCGGTGACTGGTTCGATCCGTCCTATGCCTCGCGCCGTCGCCAGGCCGAGGCGGCCGGCCTCCTCTGGGGCGGCTATCATTTCGGCACGCGCCAGTATTCCGGCGAGCGCCAGGCCGAAGCGTTTCTCTCGGCCTGCCAGCCCGGCCCGCAGACCGTGATGGCGCTCGATCTCGAGCCCAACGACGCCAACCCGCGCAACACGATGCGGCTCGACCAGGCCGAGGCCTTCGTCCGCACGGTGCAGAAGGCCACGGGCCGGCTGCCGATGCTCTACGCCCATCCCGCCTGGGCGAACGGCGAAGTCTACGGCCGCAAGCGCCTCCGGCTCGACGCCGCCGTGGTGCCGGGCTCGCTCCTGTCGCGCTGCGACCTGTGGCTCGCCGACTATCGCGAAGAGCCCCGGCTGCCCAACGCCTGGTCGAAATGGACGATCTGGCAGTACGTCGCCGACGAGACCGTCCAGAACTTCGCCTATGGCAGCGAACCGCGCCACGTCGAGGGCGTCGGCCATTGCGACCGCAACATGTACAACGGCGACGCCGCCAGCCTGAACCGGTGGTGGAAGAACGGCGGGCGGTAG
- a CDS encoding aminotransferase class III-fold pyridoxal phosphate-dependent enzyme, translated as MSLTADQKLRQRAQQVIPGGMYGHLRSDRLPEGYPQFFERGEGCHLWDVNGKRYVDFMCSWGPIVVGHGNPVVAEAVARQTAAGDCLNGPSERLVELAERLVGLIPHADWALFGKNGTDATTTCVTLARAASGKRKILVAEGAYHGAIPWCTPNPYGVTPEDRAHMLTFKFNDTGSLESAVQRAGDDLAGIVVSAFKHDFGKDQEMPDAAFARRARELCDANDAALIVDDVRAGFRLTMRGSWDLVGVQPDLSAWSKAIANGHALAAVTGNDRYREAASKLYVTGSFWCSAVSMAAALATLDVLESVDGPAHMRAMGQRLRDGIAAQSAEFGIGVRQSGPPQMPTVLFDNDPDCEKGNFFTLEALKHGAYLHPRHNMFLSTAHTEADIDFALNATREAFKALAAR; from the coding sequence ATGTCCCTCACAGCCGATCAGAAACTCAGGCAGCGTGCCCAGCAGGTCATTCCCGGCGGCATGTACGGCCACCTGCGCAGCGACCGGCTGCCCGAGGGCTATCCGCAGTTCTTCGAGCGCGGCGAGGGCTGCCATCTCTGGGACGTGAACGGCAAGCGCTACGTCGACTTCATGTGCAGCTGGGGGCCGATCGTGGTCGGCCACGGCAATCCGGTGGTGGCCGAGGCGGTCGCGCGGCAGACGGCGGCGGGCGATTGCCTGAACGGCCCGTCGGAGCGGCTGGTCGAGCTGGCCGAACGGCTGGTCGGGCTGATCCCGCATGCCGACTGGGCGCTGTTCGGCAAGAATGGCACCGATGCCACGACGACCTGCGTAACGCTGGCGCGCGCGGCCTCGGGCAAGCGCAAGATCCTGGTGGCCGAAGGCGCCTATCACGGCGCCATCCCCTGGTGCACGCCGAACCCGTACGGCGTCACGCCGGAGGATCGCGCCCACATGCTCACCTTCAAATTCAACGACACCGGCAGCCTCGAAAGCGCCGTGCAGCGCGCCGGCGATGACCTGGCGGGCATCGTCGTCTCCGCCTTCAAGCACGATTTCGGCAAGGACCAGGAGATGCCGGACGCGGCCTTCGCCCGGCGCGCGCGCGAGCTGTGCGATGCCAACGACGCCGCGCTGATCGTCGACGACGTGCGCGCCGGCTTCCGCCTGACCATGCGCGGCAGCTGGGATCTCGTGGGCGTGCAGCCCGACCTCAGCGCCTGGAGCAAGGCGATCGCCAACGGCCATGCGCTGGCCGCCGTCACCGGCAACGACCGCTATCGCGAGGCCGCGTCGAAGCTCTACGTCACCGGCTCGTTCTGGTGCAGCGCCGTGTCGATGGCGGCCGCGCTGGCGACGCTCGACGTGCTGGAGAGCGTCGACGGCCCGGCGCACATGCGCGCCATGGGCCAGCGCCTGCGCGACGGCATCGCCGCCCAGTCGGCCGAGTTCGGCATCGGCGTGCGCCAGAGCGGCCCGCCCCAGATGCCGACGGTGCTGTTCGACAACGATCCCGACTGCGAGAAGGGCAACTTCTTCACGCTGGAGGCGCTGAAGCACGGCGCCTACCTGCACCCGCGCCACAACATGTTCCTGTCAACCGCCCACACCGAAGCCGACATCGACTTCGCGCTCAACGCGACGCGCGAAGCGTTCAAGGCGCTCGCGGCGCGTTAG
- a CDS encoding SDR family NAD(P)-dependent oxidoreductase — protein sequence MDLKGKVAVVTGGNGGLGQRICHALAAEGCHIAVVYAKSKDQAEGVARDLERHQVTAATFACDVTQRDQVDRLVDDVVKRFGRLDILVNDAAYNKSIPFTDLDGLTYEEWTKIIDINLTGPMLLTKAVGPVMKRQGEGRIVNIASVAGLGPTGSSIAYAVSKAGLIHLTKCMAVALAPEVLVNCVAPGLLEGTRATANLRPEVVAKNASASLLGKPADKDDCADQVVTMCRTNTTTGQTLVIDSGRVFH from the coding sequence ATGGATCTCAAGGGAAAAGTGGCCGTCGTGACGGGCGGCAATGGCGGTCTGGGCCAGCGCATCTGTCACGCGCTGGCGGCCGAGGGCTGCCACATCGCCGTCGTCTACGCCAAGAGCAAGGACCAGGCCGAGGGCGTCGCCCGCGATCTCGAACGCCACCAGGTCACCGCCGCCACCTTCGCCTGCGACGTGACGCAGCGCGACCAGGTCGACCGGCTGGTCGACGACGTGGTGAAGCGCTTCGGCCGGCTCGACATCCTCGTGAACGATGCCGCCTACAACAAGTCGATCCCCTTCACCGATCTCGACGGCCTCACCTATGAGGAATGGACGAAGATCATCGACATCAACCTGACCGGCCCGATGCTGCTCACCAAGGCGGTCGGCCCCGTCATGAAGCGCCAGGGCGAAGGCCGCATCGTCAACATCGCCTCGGTTGCTGGGCTGGGGCCGACCGGCTCCTCGATCGCCTACGCCGTCTCGAAGGCCGGCCTCATCCATCTCACCAAGTGCATGGCCGTGGCGCTGGCGCCGGAGGTGCTGGTGAACTGCGTGGCGCCGGGCCTGCTCGAAGGCACCCGCGCGACGGCGAACCTGCGGCCCGAGGTGGTCGCGAAGAACGCCAGCGCCTCGCTCCTCGGCAAACCTGCCGACAAGGACGACTGCGCCGACCAGGTCGTCACGATGTGCCGGACCAACACCACGACTGGCCAGACGCTGGTGATCGATTCAGGGCGGGTGTTTCATTGA
- the ggt gene encoding gamma-glutamyltransferase codes for MTQSTWRERAGTPFTCEKQPAHGPRGMAVSNHPLASAAGLEMLAAGGNAVDAAVAMQFALTVVEPMMVGLIGGTTCHIRLADGSHRILDGMSAVPQMGHPDMYKPVPGAAPEVYDVEGQENLVGPKSVATPGALRAWCLALERFGTMSLADVMQPAIRHAARGFAVTPYLSDCIKDAGADLSTDKLAAALLLPNGTPLKAGERLVQAQYAEALTLVSQQGEKALHGGPLGDLLVECMEKTGGFVRREDLTGYKVEERAPIRGHYRGWEILGPPPPAASGVHIAQMLNILEAYDIAKMGFGTVDTLHLLAEVLKIAFADRAEASGDPDFVKVPVERIVSRDYADQRRKLLDIARATNWTGGLQAAEGQDTTHLTVADGKGNVVSTTQTINSLFGARFIVPGTGMIPNNYMNNYDPRRGNTLSIAPGKRVTTSMSPMMALRDGKVRYALGLPGGRKIFPSALQALLNLIDHGMTLQEAVEAPRIWTEGPVLEVEHGIPAPVRQGLEARGHTLKIMPTVAGGMNAIQFHDDGTMTGAACWRADGTAAALGGGLARAGVRFVLPG; via the coding sequence ATGACCCAGTCGACATGGCGCGAGCGCGCCGGCACGCCTTTCACCTGCGAGAAGCAGCCGGCCCACGGGCCGCGCGGCATGGCGGTCTCCAACCATCCGCTGGCCTCGGCGGCGGGGCTTGAGATGCTGGCGGCCGGCGGCAATGCGGTCGATGCGGCCGTCGCCATGCAGTTCGCGCTGACCGTGGTCGAGCCGATGATGGTCGGCCTGATCGGCGGTACGACCTGCCACATCCGCCTGGCCGACGGCAGCCATCGCATCCTCGACGGCATGAGCGCCGTGCCGCAGATGGGCCATCCCGACATGTACAAGCCGGTCCCCGGCGCCGCGCCCGAAGTCTACGACGTCGAAGGCCAGGAGAACCTGGTCGGGCCGAAGTCGGTCGCGACGCCGGGCGCGCTGCGCGCCTGGTGCCTGGCGCTGGAGCGCTTCGGCACGATGAGCCTGGCCGACGTGATGCAGCCCGCGATCCGCCACGCCGCGCGCGGCTTCGCGGTAACGCCCTATCTTTCGGACTGCATCAAGGATGCCGGCGCCGACCTGTCGACGGACAAGCTCGCCGCCGCGCTGCTCCTGCCCAATGGCACGCCGCTGAAGGCGGGCGAGCGGCTGGTGCAGGCGCAATACGCCGAGGCGCTGACCCTGGTCTCGCAGCAGGGCGAGAAGGCGCTACATGGCGGACCGCTCGGCGACCTGCTCGTGGAGTGCATGGAGAAGACCGGCGGCTTCGTGCGCCGCGAGGACCTCACCGGCTACAAGGTGGAAGAGCGCGCGCCGATCCGCGGCCACTATCGCGGCTGGGAGATTCTGGGCCCGCCGCCGCCCGCCGCCTCGGGCGTGCACATCGCGCAGATGCTGAACATCCTCGAAGCCTATGACATCGCGAAGATGGGATTCGGCACCGTCGACACGCTGCACCTGCTCGCGGAAGTGCTGAAGATCGCCTTCGCCGACCGCGCCGAGGCGAGCGGCGATCCGGACTTCGTGAAGGTGCCGGTCGAGCGCATCGTGAGCCGCGACTATGCCGACCAGCGCCGCAAGCTTTTAGACATCGCCCGCGCCACGAATTGGACCGGCGGGCTGCAGGCGGCAGAAGGCCAGGACACGACCCATCTCACCGTGGCCGACGGCAAGGGCAACGTGGTCAGCACGACGCAGACCATCAACAGCCTGTTCGGCGCGCGCTTCATCGTGCCGGGCACCGGCATGATCCCCAACAACTACATGAACAACTACGACCCGCGCCGCGGCAACACCCTGTCGATCGCGCCGGGCAAGCGCGTGACGACCTCGATGTCGCCGATGATGGCGCTGCGGGACGGCAAGGTGCGCTATGCGCTGGGCCTGCCCGGCGGCCGCAAGATCTTCCCCTCGGCGCTGCAGGCCCTGCTCAACCTGATCGACCACGGCATGACCTTGCAGGAAGCCGTCGAGGCGCCGCGCATCTGGACCGAGGGTCCCGTCCTGGAAGTCGAGCACGGCATCCCCGCCCCGGTACGCCAAGGCCTCGAAGCCCGCGGCCACACGCTCAAGATCATGCCGACTGTGGCCGGCGGCATGAACGCCATCCAGTTCCACGACGACGGCACGATGACCGGCGCCGCCTGCTGGCGCGCGGATGGCACGGCGGCAGCGCTGGGCGGTGGGCTGGCGCGCGCGGGAGTGAGGTTCGTGTTGCCGGGTTAG
- a CDS encoding phytanoyl-CoA dioxygenase family protein produces MAMAEAAAPLTAQDHARTMAEYSRAGEARARALGNRGPIRLDADGRLAQDILDAYWTHGFYVFEGVAGPEELAELRADVDAILDRAPVEPGATLDRHGRPAFGEGVLKPPYRWAKPLSDPLGGTTKNNGRHPVAMSQPTLAADAPAWTVELLDGNLYLMNAAFRLYGHPGLMAAAEAILGEDFVPYNEVTFIKEAGLGPSVAWHQDGTTHWDAADWEMGAHGFNFMTQLYPSTAGNCVWVLPGSHRHGKADIRKLVAESGSDRIEGAVPMLAGAGDTIVTNRQLLHGSFANSSPDRRVTLNAGFFPRRRVLNVTTKRLTGEVVTYDGERIDKRLRILLLAIDARRQRFPHEKSYVYRPLADRQDENRWSEAMRDTVLKNYNQLDMFI; encoded by the coding sequence ATGGCGATGGCCGAAGCCGCTGCCCCCCTCACCGCGCAGGACCACGCGCGCACGATGGCCGAGTACAGCCGCGCCGGTGAAGCCCGCGCACGGGCGCTGGGCAATCGCGGGCCGATCCGGCTCGATGCCGACGGAAGGCTCGCTCAGGACATCCTCGACGCCTACTGGACGCACGGCTTCTACGTCTTCGAGGGCGTCGCCGGGCCCGAGGAACTGGCCGAGCTGCGCGCCGACGTCGATGCCATTCTCGACCGTGCCCCGGTCGAACCCGGCGCGACACTCGACCGTCACGGGCGTCCGGCGTTCGGTGAGGGCGTGCTGAAGCCGCCCTATCGCTGGGCCAAGCCCTTGAGCGACCCGCTCGGCGGCACCACGAAGAACAACGGTCGCCATCCGGTGGCGATGAGCCAGCCGACCCTGGCTGCGGATGCGCCGGCCTGGACCGTCGAACTGCTCGACGGCAACCTCTACCTGATGAACGCCGCGTTCCGGCTCTACGGCCATCCCGGCCTGATGGCCGCCGCCGAGGCGATCCTCGGCGAGGATTTCGTGCCCTACAACGAGGTGACCTTCATCAAGGAAGCGGGCCTCGGCCCTTCGGTCGCCTGGCACCAGGACGGCACGACGCATTGGGACGCCGCCGACTGGGAGATGGGCGCCCACGGCTTCAACTTCATGACCCAGCTCTATCCCAGCACCGCGGGCAACTGCGTCTGGGTGCTGCCGGGCAGCCACCGCCACGGCAAGGCCGACATCCGCAAGCTGGTCGCCGAGAGCGGCTCGGACCGGATCGAGGGCGCGGTGCCGATGCTGGCCGGCGCCGGCGACACGATCGTCACCAACCGCCAGCTGCTGCACGGCTCCTTCGCCAACAGCTCGCCCGACCGTCGCGTCACGCTCAATGCCGGCTTCTTTCCGCGCCGCCGGGTGCTGAACGTCACGACCAAACGCCTGACCGGCGAAGTCGTGACCTACGACGGCGAGCGCATCGACAAACGGCTGCGCATCCTGCTGCTGGCCATCGACGCACGCCGCCAGCGCTTCCCGCACGAGAAGAGCTACGTCTATCGCCCGCTCGCCGACCGCCAGGACGAGAACCGCTGGAGCGAGGCGATGCGCGACACGGTGCTGAAGAACTACAATCAGCTCGACATGTTCATCTGA
- a CDS encoding glutathione peroxidase encodes MKVLRMLAFAVAGALLSAAAWSQAGRQPVDWAGVSLESIGGGPLPTRDYAGKVVLLVNTASLCGFTGQYKGLEELWRRYKDKGLVVLGVPSNDFGSQEPGSNAEIKRFCEASFDVTFPLADKQIVSGANAHPLYRWAAAQTGTIGTPSWNFHKILIGRDGRIVDWFTAVSGTGSKLDRAIEAALAAKG; translated from the coding sequence ATGAAGGTGTTGCGCATGCTGGCTTTCGCGGTCGCAGGCGCGCTCCTGTCGGCGGCAGCCTGGTCGCAGGCCGGACGCCAGCCGGTCGACTGGGCCGGCGTGTCGCTCGAATCGATCGGCGGCGGCCCGCTGCCGACCAGGGACTATGCCGGCAAGGTCGTGCTGCTGGTCAACACCGCCTCCCTCTGCGGCTTCACCGGTCAGTACAAGGGGCTGGAGGAACTGTGGCGGCGCTACAAGGACAAGGGCCTCGTGGTGCTGGGCGTGCCGTCGAACGATTTCGGCAGCCAGGAGCCCGGCAGCAACGCCGAGATCAAGCGCTTCTGTGAGGCGAGCTTCGACGTCACCTTCCCGCTGGCCGACAAGCAGATCGTGTCCGGCGCCAACGCCCATCCGCTCTACCGCTGGGCGGCGGCGCAGACCGGCACGATCGGCACGCCCAGCTGGAACTTCCACAAGATCCTGATCGGCCGCGACGGCCGTATCGTCGACTGGTTCACCGCCGTGAGCGGCACGGGATCGAAGCTCGACCGCGCGATCGAGGCGGCGCTGGCGGCGAAGGGCTGA
- a CDS encoding adenylate/guanylate cyclase domain-containing protein: MASSGPVEIFRNLSLRRAAEERLASPENPFLLEALRKEKLEGQRIAAWARTIALTASGVLIAFQNASWSMLYFHGLLLVFIGLGWAQLRFATVGRSRIELMLILADLVLLAVALTVPNPFASESFPTAMIFRFDTFPYFFIILALATLAYSWRTILTMGSVVIVIWGVAVLGVALFGNTDPELGARVAAAFAGMPSLRGIVDPNSVVWSIRVQEMLLFFLVAAILALRGQRSNALLIRQAGIAAERANLSRYFPPSMVDELAAARNDVGAVRSQDVAVLFADIVGFTQLAERETPETVMQLLRRCHGVIEHAIFSNGGTLDKYLGDGVMATFGTPRISPTDCANALAAARDIVQGMAAANTELAAAGLPTLSISVGVHFGPAILGNIGTERRLEFATLGDTVNVASRLEAATRALGCRIVASDAVVSRVGEAGGGNGVPDGFRRVPALALRGREAPIDVWVA, encoded by the coding sequence ATGGCATCGTCCGGTCCAGTCGAAATCTTCCGTAACCTGTCACTGCGGCGCGCCGCGGAAGAACGGCTCGCGTCGCCCGAGAACCCCTTCCTGCTCGAGGCGCTGCGCAAGGAGAAGCTCGAGGGCCAGCGCATCGCGGCCTGGGCGCGCACGATCGCGCTGACGGCGAGCGGCGTGCTGATCGCGTTCCAGAACGCGAGCTGGAGCATGCTCTATTTCCACGGGCTCCTGCTGGTCTTCATCGGCCTCGGCTGGGCGCAGCTGCGCTTCGCCACGGTGGGCCGCTCGCGCATCGAGCTGATGCTGATCCTGGCCGACCTCGTGCTGCTGGCGGTGGCGCTCACGGTACCGAACCCCTTCGCGTCCGAAAGCTTCCCGACGGCGATGATCTTCCGCTTCGATACCTTTCCCTATTTCTTCATCATCCTGGCGCTCGCCACGCTCGCCTATTCCTGGCGGACCATCCTCACCATGGGCAGCGTCGTCATCGTGATCTGGGGCGTGGCGGTACTGGGCGTGGCGCTGTTCGGCAACACGGACCCCGAACTCGGCGCCCGGGTGGCCGCCGCCTTTGCCGGCATGCCCAGCCTGCGCGGGATCGTCGACCCCAATTCCGTGGTCTGGTCGATCCGGGTGCAGGAAATGCTCCTGTTCTTCCTGGTGGCGGCGATCCTCGCGCTGCGCGGCCAGCGGTCGAACGCGCTGCTGATCCGCCAGGCCGGTATCGCCGCCGAACGCGCCAACCTCTCGCGCTATTTCCCGCCTTCGATGGTCGACGAGCTGGCCGCGGCCCGCAACGACGTGGGGGCGGTGCGCTCGCAGGACGTCGCGGTGCTGTTCGCCGACATCGTGGGCTTCACCCAGCTCGCCGAGCGCGAGACGCCCGAGACGGTGATGCAGCTCCTGCGCCGCTGCCATGGCGTCATCGAGCACGCGATCTTTTCCAACGGTGGCACCCTGGACAAATACCTGGGCGACGGGGTGATGGCGACCTTCGGCACGCCACGCATCTCGCCCACCGATTGCGCCAACGCGCTGGCCGCCGCCCGCGACATCGTCCAGGGCATGGCCGCCGCCAACACCGAGCTGGCGGCCGCCGGCCTGCCGACGCTCAGCATCTCGGTCGGCGTCCATTTCGGGCCGGCGATCCTGGGCAACATCGGCACGGAGCGGCGGCTCGAATTCGCGACGCTGGGCGACACGGTGAACGTGGCGAGCCGGCTGGAAGCCGCGACCCGCGCGCTCGGCTGCCGCATCGTCGCCAGCGACGCGGTGGTGTCGCGGGTCGGCGAAGCCGGCGGCGGCAACGGCGTGCCCGACGGCTTCCGCCGCGTCCCGGCGCTCGCCCTGCGCGGGCGGGAAGCGCCGATCGACGTCTGGGTGGCCTGA